The following proteins come from a genomic window of Corallococcus sp. NCRR:
- a CDS encoding DUF192 domain-containing protein produces the protein MRTRTRLTFVVAALAFAGGACQEAPAAPPKTAAPAPARPKSRDVSAEDYVMPTLPRAHVRLKDAYGGVHRVEVEVAATGESRTRGLMWRKSLPAGQGMLFIFPDEEVRGFWMRNTLIPLDMLFITSEGRVVGIIENAEPRTLTNRSVGIPSQYVLEVPGGWCQKNGIVRGGTAEFEGVSTLPITP, from the coding sequence ATGAGGACGCGGACGCGCCTGACGTTCGTGGTGGCGGCGCTGGCCTTCGCGGGCGGCGCGTGTCAGGAAGCGCCCGCCGCGCCTCCGAAGACCGCCGCGCCCGCTCCGGCGCGTCCGAAGTCCAGGGACGTGTCGGCGGAGGATTACGTGATGCCGACCCTGCCGCGCGCGCACGTGCGGCTGAAGGATGCCTACGGTGGTGTGCACCGCGTGGAGGTGGAGGTGGCCGCCACGGGCGAGTCGCGCACGCGCGGGCTCATGTGGCGCAAGTCGCTGCCGGCCGGGCAGGGCATGCTCTTCATCTTCCCGGATGAAGAGGTGCGCGGCTTCTGGATGCGCAACACGCTCATCCCGCTGGACATGCTGTTCATCACGTCCGAGGGCCGCGTCGTGGGCATCATCGAGAACGCGGAGCCGCGCACGCTGACGAACCGCTCGGTGGGCATTCCCAGCCAGTACGTGCTGGAGGTGCCGGGCGGCTGGTGCCAGAAGAACGGCATCGTCCGCGGCGGCACGGCGGAGTTCGAGGGCGTGAGCACGCTCCCCATCACGCCGTAG
- a CDS encoding TIGR02266 family protein, with the protein MSEQKSGSELRTHGRAPIELKVDYKKLNSFFADYTKNISKGGTFIKTKKPLPIGTRFLFKLTVPHREAPFELLGEVVWSKADAEEPGMGIRFIYSSESQRVDFETLVERLMSDSLGSELTEKLLNKPLHPQHPS; encoded by the coding sequence ATGTCCGAACAGAAGAGCGGATCCGAACTGCGCACCCACGGTCGTGCGCCCATCGAGCTGAAGGTCGACTACAAGAAGCTCAATTCGTTCTTCGCTGACTACACGAAGAACATCAGCAAGGGCGGCACGTTCATCAAGACGAAGAAGCCGCTGCCCATCGGCACGCGCTTCCTCTTCAAGTTGACGGTGCCGCACCGCGAGGCACCCTTCGAGTTGTTGGGCGAAGTCGTCTGGTCCAAGGCCGACGCGGAGGAGCCCGGCATGGGCATCCGCTTCATCTACAGCAGCGAGTCCCAGCGCGTGGACTTCGAGACGCTGGTGGAGCGGCTCATGTCGGACAGCCTGGGCTCCGAGCTGACCGAGAAGCTGCTCAACAAGCCCCTGCATCCCCAGCACCCGTCATGA